In Dryobates pubescens isolate bDryPub1 chromosome 15, bDryPub1.pri, whole genome shotgun sequence, the following proteins share a genomic window:
- the ART4 gene encoding ecto-ADP-ribosyltransferase 4, producing MAARERKELPPKPACRLHTAKFPIQEKRETAVNNLCLSNIFFTVSWVDTRMPVLASLLLLISSQMLLEGAASHFMMDMALHSFDDQYLGCREQVMDELERGDYFQKEIAANKDYLSLWKKAQEALLKSPVGLLREMHESHAIVLMAYTMNSSLHSQLNWATATGGSSPEHYRHNFSFKYFHFYLTTAIQIMKQWQSSKESTGKPKCYRVHRGVKDLYIEAMVGNRVRFGRFTSTSLLWNEAQKFGNETLFTVTTCLGAAVQGFSYYRSEKEVLIPPYETFLVKSFFQTQHGNRMHLHSVGDYSKYHCQLVEASRSKNAGSTALTSSALVVGVFMCLVCKN from the exons ATGGCAGCGAGGGAGAGGAAGG AATTGCCACCAAAGCCTGCGTGCAGATTACACACTGCAAAATTTCCAAttcaagagaaaagggaaacagctgTAAATAACCTCTGCTTAAGCAACATATTCTTTACAGTGTCTTGGGTGGACACTAGGATGCCAGTGCTGGCCAGCCTTCTATTGCTGATCTCCTCACAAATGCTGCTAGAAGGG GCTGCATCCCACTTCATGATGGATATGGCTCTGCATTCCTTTGATGACCAGTATctggggtgcagagagcaggTGATGGATGAACTGGAGCGAGGAGACTACTTCCAAAAGGAAATAGCTGCTAACAAGGACTATTTGAGTCTCTGGAAGAAGGCTCAGGAGGCTTTGCTAAAGAGCCCTGTAGGTCTCCTAAGAGAGATGCATGAGAGCCATGCCATAGTCCTCATGGCATACACCATGAACTCTTCCCTGCATTCTCAGCTGAACTGGGCCACTGCTACAggaggaagctctccagagcactACAGACACAACTTCAGTTTCAAATATTTTCACTTTTACCTAACAACTGCCATTCAGATAATGaagcagtggcagagcagcaaagaaagCACAGGGAAACCCAAGTGCTACCGGGTGCACAGAGGGGTAAAAGACTTATACATCGAGGCCATGGTGGGCAACAGGGTGCGGTTTGGCCGTTTCACTTCTACCTCTCTCCTCTGGAATGAAGCCCAGAAGTTTGGGAATGAAACTTTGTTCACAGTGACCacttgcctgggagcagctgtgcaAGGTTTTTCTTACTACAGATCTGAGAAGGAAGTCCTCATTCCCCCTTATGAGACCTTCCTTGTCAAAAGCTTCTTTCAGACGCAGCACGGTAACCGGATGCACCTGCATTCTGTGGGCGACTACAGCAAGTACCACTGCCAGCTGGTGGAAG CTTCAAGAAGCAAGAATGCTGGTTCTACTGCCCTCACCTCTTCTGCTCTTGTAGTTGGAGTTTTCATGTGCTTGGTCTGCAAGAACTGA
- the LOC104298474 gene encoding uncharacterized protein LOC104298474: protein MSPCLRAKSHKGRLIRTCHNLHDLVYFYVSSTNKMFRLLNQHLGTNFPIMTVKEHFSIEENLQLLVSALKEMQTTMETKNKEVQESIAHSLYKTSGPTTSLQDQIVAVKELYENYKGIVGSIVWVLVAVMLKHGFPDTIEAALHHLSSSPALSLQVSELLMDYAYPVEILRQKEIPCTTEGCSSSSDTAQQFEHHSSSFLSFIQSINVLKGQRSIKKILKAAADYLEETFMVLKPPCEGFQTFVKMAEVCISTVIDLQKETSVG from the coding sequence ATGTCACCCTGCCTCCGTGCAAAGAGTCATAAAGGCAGGCTGATTAGGACCTGCCACAATCTACATGACTTAGTGTACTTCTACGTCTCTTCAACCAACAAAATGTTCCGACTCCTCAATCAGCATCTTGGCACCAACTTCCCCATCATGACAGTCAAAGAGCACTTCAGCATTGAAGAGAATCTGCAGCTCCTGGTCAGTGCTCTGAAAGAGATGCAAACCACCATGGAAACAAAAAACAAGGAGGTACAGGAAAGCATCGCCCACAGTTTGTATAAGACTTCtggccccaccacctccctgcaggacCAGATCGTGGCAGTGAAGGAGCTGTATGAGAATTACAAAGGGATTGTAGGAAGCATCGTGTGGGTACTTGTTGCAGTGATGCTGAAACATGGTTTTCCTGACACAATAGAGGCTGCTCTTCATCATTTATCGAGTTCACCTGCCTTATCCCTCCAAGTATCAGAACTTCTCATGGACTATGCTTATCCTGTGGAGATACTGCGACAAAAGGAGATCCCATGTACCACAGAAGGCTGCTCCTCCTCAAGTGACACAGCACAGCAGTTCGAACATCACTCCTCCTCGTTTCTTAGTTTCATACAGTCTATCAATGTTCTGAAAGGACAAAGATCCATAAAGAAAATcctaaaagcagcagctgactaCTTAGAGGAGACTTTCATGGTGCTGAAGCCACCTTGTGAAGGATTCCAAACCTTTGTTAAAATGGCTGAAGTCTGCATCTCAACAGTAATTGATCTGCAGAAAGAGACATCAGTGGGCTGA